A region from the Stygiolobus caldivivus genome encodes:
- a CDS encoding DNA-directed RNA polymerase subunit P: MARYRCGKCWKEFDDTQLKALPGVRCPYCGYKVIFMVRKPTIKVVKAI; the protein is encoded by the coding sequence ATGGCAAGGTATAGGTGCGGTAAATGTTGGAAAGAATTTGATGATACACAGCTTAAGGCACTACCAGGTGTAAGGTGCCCTTATTGTGGGTATAAAGTAATATTCATGGTTAGAAAACCCACAATAAAAGTAGTAAAAGCAATTTAG
- the yciH gene encoding stress response translation initiation inhibitor YciH, with amino-acid sequence MSDLCGGLPPDICEQLNREEQFIKIKVEKRRYGKEVTIIEGLNGTDADLKKIASELKSKLAAGGTVKNGKIELQGDHRDRVKEILTKMGYPESNILIIE; translated from the coding sequence ATGTCTGATCTCTGTGGCGGATTACCCCCAGATATATGTGAGCAGTTAAATAGAGAAGAACAATTTATTAAAATAAAAGTTGAAAAAAGAAGGTATGGGAAAGAAGTAACGATAATAGAAGGGTTAAATGGGACTGATGCGGATCTCAAGAAGATAGCTTCTGAACTTAAGTCAAAATTAGCGGCTGGAGGAACGGTAAAAAATGGGAAAATAGAATTACAAGGGGATCATAGGGATAGGGTAAAGGAAATACTTACTAAGATGGGGTATCCGGAATCAAACATATTAATTATAGAGTAA
- a CDS encoding aminotransferase class I/II-fold pyridoxal phosphate-dependent enzyme has product MRHGGTRWGRGGPENIIDFSVNLNPLGVPDFIRELIEEAVRKEVYTYYPPVDDYRNIKELVAEIYGVDPELVGVFNGSSEAISLLPACSVPEPNFSEYKRLKSYFAKELEDRFEYHLPLDEMCVVTSNPVNPTGSAIKEEEIIEYLQRGNRLFLDESFIDLSTLENNFKLAEEFKNLTVISSFTKSLSVPGLRLGFSIGYLSRDLEKRAPPWRINSISYYVFSNIDSRELKKFLSLSRSYVKSLIDSFSSPFRWYRTTTSFVLVEFPIETSILNLRLRSLGYQIREPEGFIGLRKTHGRVAINNSTPYLLRLISEVLNSEKFYK; this is encoded by the coding sequence ATGAGGCATGGCGGGACTAGATGGGGAAGGGGAGGTCCTGAAAACATAATTGACTTTAGTGTTAACCTCAACCCATTGGGAGTCCCTGATTTTATAAGAGAACTAATAGAGGAAGCTGTAAGGAAAGAGGTCTATACTTACTATCCCCCCGTTGATGATTATCGAAATATTAAGGAGCTAGTTGCGGAGATTTACGGTGTGGATCCGGAGCTGGTAGGAGTCTTTAACGGTTCTTCGGAAGCTATTTCTCTGCTCCCAGCCTGCTCAGTGCCTGAGCCAAATTTTTCTGAGTATAAGAGGTTAAAGAGTTATTTCGCTAAAGAATTAGAAGACCGCTTTGAGTACCATCTACCTCTAGATGAAATGTGTGTGGTCACCAGTAACCCGGTGAACCCTACGGGTAGCGCAATAAAGGAGGAGGAAATAATCGAGTACCTGCAAAGGGGTAATAGGTTATTCCTAGACGAATCTTTTATAGACTTAAGTACATTAGAAAACAATTTCAAACTTGCAGAAGAATTTAAGAATTTAACTGTAATTTCATCCTTTACTAAGTCCCTATCAGTCCCAGGTTTGAGATTAGGTTTTAGTATAGGGTATTTGTCACGAGATCTCGAGAAGAGAGCTCCACCATGGAGGATAAATAGTATTTCATACTATGTATTTTCGAATATAGACTCAAGGGAATTGAAGAAATTTCTATCCTTATCACGTTCTTATGTAAAGAGCCTTATAGATTCGTTTTCTTCTCCCTTTAGGTGGTATAGGACTACTACTAGTTTTGTATTAGTTGAATTTCCAATTGAAACTTCTATTCTTAACCTCAGGTTGAGGTCACTTGGGTACCAGATTAGAGAGCCAGAAGGTTTTATAGGGCTTAGGAAGACCCACGGTAGAGTCGCAATTAATAACAGTACTCCATATTTGTTAAGACTTATTTCAGAAGTTCTAAATAGTGAAAAGTTTTATAAATAG
- a CDS encoding helix-turn-helix domain-containing protein, whose amino-acid sequence MLLHVQLQTPIEEWARNLVYCKSSFSVLDIKLDNEEVKLFIELKGTFPQEFQNLFTKVDKDVYLGTLRVKSEIGKILSKYTIIQGYGIHDSLVWVLVLEGYQELRKLLREFIDSRIDVKVLKVVKAKSKSVITARQEQIVRIALEAGYYDYPRKVTLKKLAEKLNVSLSTLDEILRRAEKNIIETYLREKGL is encoded by the coding sequence ATGCTACTCCACGTCCAACTACAAACGCCTATAGAAGAATGGGCGAGAAACTTAGTTTATTGTAAGAGTTCTTTTAGCGTTCTTGATATAAAATTAGATAATGAAGAGGTTAAGTTATTTATTGAATTAAAAGGGACTTTTCCTCAGGAATTTCAAAATTTATTTACCAAAGTAGATAAAGATGTATATTTAGGGACACTAAGGGTAAAATCTGAAATTGGTAAAATTTTATCTAAATATACTATTATTCAAGGTTATGGGATACACGATTCGTTGGTCTGGGTGCTAGTCCTGGAAGGGTATCAGGAGTTAAGAAAATTACTAAGAGAGTTCATAGATTCTAGGATCGATGTCAAAGTCTTAAAAGTAGTTAAAGCTAAGTCTAAGAGTGTTATAACTGCTAGGCAAGAGCAGATTGTGAGGATCGCTCTAGAAGCTGGTTACTACGATTATCCGCGTAAAGTAACGCTCAAGAAACTCGCTGAGAAATTAAACGTGAGTCTTTCTACCCTCGATGAGATCCTCAGGAGGGCTGAAAAAAATATAATTGAGACATATCTAAGGGAGAAGGGACTATGA
- a CDS encoding TIGR00304 family membrane protein: MYDDRNIYKLFGLKKCIDSVKKSTDIIYHMKAFIVGMSLTFIGILFIIASAVSTTNISSTNTGFAGVIMLGPVPIVIGAGNPSIMPMMFAFALAFTIIALLFYLIPILLARKAKQ, encoded by the coding sequence ATGTATGACGATAGAAACATTTATAAACTTTTCGGTCTTAAAAAGTGCATAGATTCCGTTAAAAAATCAACTGATATAATCTATCATATGAAAGCTTTTATTGTAGGAATGAGTCTAACTTTTATTGGGATACTGTTTATAATTGCTAGTGCTGTTTCCACTACTAACATATCTAGTACTAACACCGGTTTTGCAGGCGTAATAATGTTAGGCCCTGTCCCAATAGTGATCGGTGCAGGTAACCCTTCAATAATGCCTATGATGTTCGCTTTTGCATTAGCGTTCACAATAATTGCATTACTCTTCTATTTGATACCCATACTACTTGCGAGGAAAGCTAAACAATGA
- a CDS encoding transcription initiation factor IIB gives MVEEKQANAQPSSSICPPDKIIFDEERGEYICTETGEVIEERIIDQGPEWRAFTPEEKEKRSRVGGPLNQTIHDMGISTVIDWKDKDAMGRSLDPKRRLEVLRWRKWQIRARIQSSIDRNLAQAMNELERIGNLLNLSKAVKDEAALIYRKAVEKGLVRGRSIESVVAASIYAACRRMKMARTLDEIAQFTKANRKEVARCYRLILRELDIDVPVSDPKDYVTRIGTLLNLSGATMRTAAEIIEKAKNMGLTAGKDPAGLAAAAIYIAALLNDERRTQKEIAQVAGVTEVTVRNRYKELTQELKIQIPSQ, from the coding sequence ATGGTAGAAGAAAAGCAAGCTAACGCCCAGCCTTCTTCCTCGATCTGTCCACCCGATAAGATTATTTTTGACGAGGAAAGGGGAGAATATATTTGTACAGAGACTGGAGAGGTAATTGAGGAGAGGATTATTGACCAAGGTCCTGAATGGAGGGCATTCACTCCTGAAGAGAAAGAGAAGAGGAGTAGGGTGGGCGGTCCTCTTAACCAGACCATCCACGATATGGGTATTTCTACGGTCATAGATTGGAAGGATAAGGACGCAATGGGCAGGAGCCTCGACCCTAAGAGGAGGTTGGAAGTACTCAGGTGGAGGAAGTGGCAGATAAGGGCCAGGATACAGTCGTCTATCGATAGAAACCTGGCACAAGCTATGAATGAACTTGAGAGGATAGGGAACTTACTCAATTTGTCTAAGGCCGTAAAGGATGAGGCTGCTCTAATTTACAGGAAAGCTGTAGAGAAAGGCCTAGTTAGAGGTAGGTCAATAGAGAGCGTAGTAGCGGCCTCAATTTACGCCGCGTGTAGGAGGATGAAAATGGCGAGGACGTTAGACGAGATCGCGCAGTTTACAAAGGCTAATAGGAAGGAAGTAGCTAGGTGTTATAGGCTAATACTCAGGGAATTAGATATCGACGTCCCGGTCAGCGACCCCAAGGATTATGTGACGAGGATAGGGACTTTGCTTAACTTAAGCGGGGCTACAATGAGGACTGCGGCTGAAATAATAGAGAAGGCCAAGAACATGGGTCTCACTGCTGGTAAAGACCCTGCGGGATTAGCTGCTGCAGCAATTTATATCGCGGCTTTGTTAAACGACGAAAGGCGTACTCAGAAGGAGATAGCACAAGTAGCGGGGGTCACAGAAGTTACGGTAAGGAATAGGTATAAGGAGTTAACTCAGGAGTTAAAGATCCAGATACCCAGCCAGTAG
- a CDS encoding GtrA family protein: MLEKIIKYSIVGGIGTIVNEGILLALKPVLPIALSLALAIEVSILSNFLLNDIWTFRRERVGTFIGRMLKFHFSSIIGGAVQYAVVIALVILFVHYASFTSLLFLLFFSSVHLSSFYLAVMNFIGIIAGFGVRFILSIKYVWA, translated from the coding sequence GTGCTTGAAAAAATCATAAAATATTCCATTGTGGGTGGCATAGGGACAATCGTTAACGAGGGTATACTTTTAGCACTTAAACCTGTACTACCAATAGCGTTATCTCTTGCTCTGGCTATAGAAGTCTCAATACTCTCTAATTTTCTACTTAACGATATATGGACGTTCAGAAGAGAAAGAGTAGGCACGTTTATAGGAAGGATGTTGAAGTTCCACTTTTCATCTATAATAGGTGGTGCGGTACAGTATGCCGTAGTGATAGCTTTAGTTATATTGTTTGTCCATTATGCTAGTTTTACTTCTTTGCTCTTTCTATTATTTTTCTCGTCAGTACATTTGTCCTCATTTTATCTTGCTGTAATGAACTTTATAGGGATAATAGCAGGTTTCGGAGTTAGGTTTATATTGAGTATAAAATATGTTTGGGCTTAA
- the zfx1 gene encoding zinc-containing ferredoxin Zfx1: MGIDPNYRTSRQVVEEHSGHKVYGPVEPPKVLGIHGTIVGVDFDLCIADGSCINACPVNVFQWLDTPGHPASEKKADPVNEQACIFCMACVNVCPVAAIDVKPP; the protein is encoded by the coding sequence ATGGGTATAGATCCGAATTACAGAACGAGTAGGCAAGTCGTAGAAGAACATAGTGGGCATAAAGTATACGGGCCTGTCGAACCACCTAAAGTACTGGGAATTCACGGGACAATAGTAGGAGTAGATTTTGACTTGTGTATAGCAGACGGTTCGTGTATAAATGCTTGTCCCGTAAACGTATTCCAATGGCTAGACACGCCAGGGCACCCAGCATCGGAGAAAAAAGCAGACCCCGTTAATGAACAAGCTTGTATATTCTGCATGGCTTGCGTAAACGTATGCCCAGTAGCAGCAATAGATGTAAAGCCACCATAA
- a CDS encoding tryptophan--tRNA ligase gives MAQDFNVTPWEVKGKVDYDKLIVQFGTQKLTEELKEKTRRLINDELHVMLRRNVFFSHRDYDLILKDYEEGKGFFLYTGRAPSLGMHIGHLIPFIFTKWLQDKFKVNVYIELTDDEKFMRNLDYSLDQTRQWAYDNILDIIAVGFDPDKTFIFQDTEYIKNMYPVAIKIAKKLTFNEVRATFGLDTSSNIGIIFYPALQIAPTMFEHKRCLIPAGIDQDPYWRLQRDIAESLGYYKAAQIHSKFLPPLTGPEGKMSSSQPESAIYLTDGPETVKNKIMKYAFSGGQPTIELHRKYGGNPDIDVSFQWLYMFFEPDDSKIKKIEEEYRSGKMLTGELKSILVEKLNDFLIEHRNKREEAKKLVNTFKYEGELAREMWKKIHE, from the coding sequence ATGGCACAAGACTTTAACGTGACTCCTTGGGAGGTCAAGGGGAAAGTCGATTATGACAAGTTAATCGTCCAGTTTGGCACTCAGAAACTAACTGAGGAATTGAAAGAAAAGACAAGGAGGCTGATAAACGACGAACTGCATGTAATGCTGAGGCGCAACGTGTTTTTTTCCCACAGAGATTACGACCTAATTTTAAAAGATTATGAGGAGGGGAAAGGGTTTTTCCTCTACACTGGTAGAGCGCCTTCTTTAGGTATGCACATTGGTCACTTAATTCCCTTTATATTTACTAAGTGGTTACAAGATAAATTCAAGGTTAACGTGTATATAGAGTTGACTGATGACGAAAAGTTTATGAGGAATTTAGATTATTCATTAGACCAAACTAGGCAGTGGGCTTACGACAATATCCTCGATATTATTGCTGTAGGTTTTGACCCAGATAAGACGTTTATATTTCAGGACACTGAATACATTAAAAACATGTACCCTGTTGCAATAAAAATAGCTAAAAAATTGACTTTTAATGAAGTAAGGGCTACTTTCGGTCTAGATACTTCATCGAACATAGGGATTATCTTTTATCCTGCATTACAGATTGCCCCAACAATGTTTGAGCATAAGAGGTGTTTGATCCCAGCTGGTATTGACCAAGACCCGTACTGGAGATTACAGAGGGATATAGCAGAAAGCCTGGGCTATTATAAAGCAGCTCAAATTCACAGTAAGTTTCTACCCCCTTTGACCGGGCCTGAGGGTAAAATGAGTTCTTCTCAGCCTGAATCTGCGATTTATTTAACAGATGGCCCTGAGACTGTTAAGAATAAAATTATGAAGTATGCTTTTTCAGGAGGCCAACCCACTATCGAGCTTCACAGAAAGTACGGTGGGAACCCGGATATTGACGTCTCTTTTCAGTGGCTGTATATGTTCTTTGAGCCTGATGACAGTAAGATAAAGAAGATTGAGGAGGAGTATAGGAGTGGTAAGATGCTTACCGGAGAGTTAAAGTCGATATTGGTAGAGAAATTAAATGACTTCCTTATAGAACATAGAAATAAAAGGGAGGAAGCTAAAAAGTTAGTGAATACGTTCAAGTACGAGGGAGAGCTAGCTAGAGAGATGTGGAAGAAGATTCATGAATAG
- a CDS encoding type II toxin-antitoxin system RelE family toxin: MMRKVKEARDLARFVAREFSNLEYLMLIVDKLELLKEDPVKYSREKLGKDMYGNNMFSIEVTGDIRILYSMDTKNCIVFIWEIGSHKDVYGRG, from the coding sequence ATGATGAGGAAAGTTAAGGAAGCTAGAGATTTAGCTAGATTTGTTGCTAGAGAATTTTCTAATTTAGAATATTTGATGCTAATTGTTGATAAACTAGAATTGTTAAAAGAAGACCCTGTTAAGTACTCCAGAGAGAAGTTAGGAAAAGACATGTATGGTAATAATATGTTTTCAATAGAGGTTACTGGAGATATAAGGATACTTTACAGTATGGATACAAAAAATTGCATAGTTTTCATTTGGGAGATCGGGTCTCACAAGGACGTTTACGGTCGGGGTTAA
- the cdvB1/B2 gene encoding cell division protein CdvB1/B2 translates to MLGKEFQKMWNGNEKQKIPKSKDPLKMRLIQAQYRVRSMISRLDAYVARMQERDRTLFERVVEAQMSKDYTRAAMYANEVAEIRKITKQLLTTQIALEQVSLRLETVTELGDVYVNLIPVMGVINELKGTLKGVMPELSIELSELGDGLQEVVIEAGEFGGVSNAGVASSPEARKILDEAAMVAEQRMKEQFPELPASGIVQNQKT, encoded by the coding sequence ATGTTGGGTAAAGAGTTCCAAAAAATGTGGAATGGCAATGAGAAGCAAAAGATCCCCAAGAGCAAGGACCCCTTGAAGATGAGGTTAATACAAGCACAGTATAGAGTTAGGTCTATGATAAGTAGGCTTGACGCTTATGTTGCTAGGATGCAGGAGAGGGATAGGACGTTATTCGAAAGGGTAGTAGAGGCTCAGATGTCAAAAGACTACACGAGGGCAGCGATGTATGCAAATGAGGTCGCAGAAATAAGGAAAATTACTAAACAGCTACTTACTACGCAGATAGCCTTAGAGCAAGTCTCTTTGAGACTGGAGACCGTGACTGAGTTAGGAGATGTGTACGTTAACTTGATACCAGTAATGGGAGTAATTAACGAGTTAAAGGGGACCTTAAAAGGAGTAATGCCTGAACTATCCATAGAACTCTCAGAGTTAGGTGACGGTCTACAAGAAGTAGTAATTGAGGCGGGTGAATTTGGCGGAGTGAGTAATGCTGGAGTAGCTTCTTCGCCAGAGGCAAGAAAGATATTGGACGAGGCAGCGATGGTAGCAGAGCAGAGAATGAAGGAACAATTCCCAGAGTTACCTGCTTCAGGTATTGTCCAGAACCAGAAGACATAA
- a CDS encoding ABC transporter ATP-binding protein has translation MECISVRDLVKRYGDTIALNGVSFKIMCGEKWALLGPNGAGKSTTLKILAGLIKPDAGEVKIKGDDPTSLSSKRRIGYLPEDADPFPALSVEDNLRFMMVLRGIKDEKRLEYLIEVLELDKFRKYKAAELSRGNKQKLAIAMTILHSPEILLLDEPLNYLDIPTQDLVIDLFQSLRDSTFIVSTHIMSVANKLTDKAMVLSNGALKWMGDFEELKGMGESIEKVVAKLIKGG, from the coding sequence GTGGAATGTATTAGTGTTCGAGATTTAGTCAAAAGGTACGGGGACACTATAGCGTTAAACGGAGTTTCGTTTAAGATAATGTGCGGCGAAAAGTGGGCCCTTTTAGGTCCAAACGGTGCCGGAAAGAGTACGACACTGAAGATACTTGCAGGCTTGATAAAACCTGACGCTGGTGAAGTTAAGATAAAGGGTGATGATCCTACTTCCCTTTCTTCTAAGAGGCGTATAGGATACTTACCTGAGGACGCAGACCCTTTTCCTGCCTTGTCTGTAGAGGATAATTTGAGGTTCATGATGGTGTTAAGGGGTATCAAGGACGAGAAAAGGCTGGAATATTTGATTGAAGTTTTAGAGTTGGACAAATTCAGGAAATATAAAGCAGCTGAGCTTTCTAGAGGGAATAAGCAAAAATTGGCTATTGCTATGACTATTCTCCATTCTCCAGAGATTTTACTCCTTGATGAACCATTAAACTACCTCGACATCCCTACACAGGACCTTGTAATCGACCTTTTTCAGTCTTTAAGGGACTCTACTTTTATTGTCTCTACGCATATAATGTCTGTGGCAAACAAGTTAACTGATAAGGCTATGGTGCTTTCTAACGGGGCTCTAAAATGGATGGGAGACTTTGAAGAACTGAAAGGGATGGGAGAGTCTATTGAAAAAGTTGTTGCAAAGCTTATAAAGGGGGGCTAA
- the alaXM gene encoding alanyl-tRNA editing protein AlaXM yields the protein MSEIFPPSSPLNKKLYLFDSYIREFDATVVDITQEGIVLDRTAFYPGGGGLEPDKGFIQINGNKYEILEVKEINGEIYHKLSDYQFFKTNVKIKGEIDWARRYRMMRLHTASHIIASIAYTKYGAKITGGNISPDYAKDDFPIESKEILQKIVEEANEIAKQSIPVKVYFLRRDEALKIPGVVKLAERMPPDLEVWRIVEIEGIDIQADGGPHVKNTSEIGEISLLKVENKGKNRKRIYYTVKP from the coding sequence ATGAGTGAAATTTTTCCTCCTTCAAGCCCATTAAACAAAAAGTTATACCTCTTCGACTCGTACATTAGGGAGTTTGACGCAACAGTAGTAGACATAACCCAAGAAGGGATAGTCCTTGATAGGACAGCATTTTATCCAGGTGGTGGAGGGTTAGAGCCAGACAAAGGATTTATCCAAATAAATGGAAATAAATACGAAATTTTAGAAGTGAAAGAGATAAATGGGGAAATATACCACAAACTCAGTGATTATCAATTTTTTAAAACAAACGTGAAAATAAAAGGGGAAATAGACTGGGCTAGGAGGTACAGAATGATGCGACTTCACACTGCCTCACATATCATAGCTTCTATTGCATATACAAAATACGGTGCAAAAATAACCGGAGGGAACATCTCACCAGATTACGCTAAGGACGATTTCCCTATAGAGAGTAAAGAAATACTTCAAAAAATAGTTGAGGAAGCTAATGAGATAGCTAAACAGTCGATTCCCGTTAAAGTATATTTTCTGAGGAGAGATGAAGCCCTGAAAATCCCGGGGGTGGTAAAATTAGCCGAACGAATGCCGCCAGACCTTGAAGTATGGAGGATAGTAGAAATAGAAGGAATCGATATCCAAGCCGATGGCGGCCCTCACGTTAAAAATACCTCAGAAATCGGGGAAATATCGTTATTGAAGGTAGAAAATAAGGGAAAGAACAGAAAAAGGATATACTACACAGTGAAACCTTAA